GCGACGTGCTCGCCCGGCACGAGGCCCGCACCGACGACCCACAAGCTCCGGAGCAGCGGCCGCAGGATCGGCTCGACGAAAGCGGCGCGCACGCGGCCGCTCAACTTGATCACCGTCGACCAGGGCAGGACGCCGTCGGCGGCGACGTTGAACGCGCCGTCGTACCGGCCGTGCACGGCGAGACGCGTCGCTTCGACGAGATCCTCGACGTGCAGGAGCTGCACCAGCGGATCGGCACCGAGCACCGCAGGAACGAACGCGGCGGCGAGGAGCCGCGCGGTCAGCGTGCGATCGTCCCCGAGCATCGGCGCCGCGCGCAGCATCGCGATCGGCAGCCCCGTCCGGGTCCGCAGGCTCGCGACCTCCTGCTCGACCGCCACCTTGTCGGCGACCCACGGATACGCGCCGCCGCCGCGCAGCGGCGCGTCGTCGTCGAGATACTGCGGGTTGTCGCCGCGGGCGCCGTAGCTCGCCGTCGTACCGAGCACGACGACGTTCTCGACGGTCCCCGCGCGGCGCGCGTTGTCGGCGATCGCGCGGAAGACCGCGCGCGTCCCCAGCACCTCGAGCTCGTGCGCCGCCTCGACGTCACGGCGCGGCGTATCGTGGAACGCGGCGTGGACGACGGTGTGGACGTGCTCGCGCGCCAGGATCTCGGCGAGCGCGACGTCGGCGAGCGTCGCCGTGAGATCGATGCCGCGAAAGCTCGTGTCGCGAAGGGGCATCGCGGGCGCGCGCCGGTCGAGGAGCACGAGGCGTCCGACGCGCTCGTCGGCCTCGAAGCGGCGCACGAGCGCCGCGCCCGCCGCCCCGTGCACACCCGTCAGGGCCACGACCCGCCGCCGGCGTCGGCGACGCCGCGGCCCCGCCTCGACCGTCGTCCCCTCGTCCACGCGCCGGACGATAGATGCGGGCCGCGACGGGGGCAAGCGAGACGACGCGCGGTGGCGGAACGCCGACGAGGACGGCGGACCGGCCGGCGCGCTTGCCGCTCGCGCGACGTGGACCTGGTGAGGAATGCGGGTTAGGGTCCGCCGATGCTCGAACACCAGCAGAGCTTCACGACGTCGATCGATGCGCCGCTCGCGCTCTGCTACGAGGCGATCGGCGATTTCGACGCGTACCCGACCTGGTCGTCGCCGGTCTCCAAGATCACCGTGCTCGATCGGCATCCCGACGGGAAGGCGCGCCGCGTCGAGTTCGAGGTCGACATGAAGCTGCGCACGGTGCGGTACGTGCTCGAGTACACGTGGCATCCGCCGAACCGTCTCACGTGGAAGATGGCGGAGGGCGACCTCGCCGACATCGAGGGCAGCTACGTCTTCGAAGCCGACGGGCCGAAGCGGACGACCGCGACCTGCTCGCAGGCGATCTCCCTCGGCTTCTGGGTTCCGAGCCTGATCCTGCGCCCGATCGAGCAGACCGCGCTCAAGCAATCGGTCCTCGAGTTCAAGACCGCAGCCGAGCGCCTGGCCGCCGCCAGACCGGGCACGGCGAAGAAGCGCAGCTGAGGCCGGTCACGCGGCC
Above is a genomic segment from Deltaproteobacteria bacterium containing:
- a CDS encoding SRPBCC family protein, with protein sequence MLEHQQSFTTSIDAPLALCYEAIGDFDAYPTWSSPVSKITVLDRHPDGKARRVEFEVDMKLRTVRYVLEYTWHPPNRLTWKMAEGDLADIEGSYVFEADGPKRTTATCSQAISLGFWVPSLILRPIEQTALKQSVLEFKTAAERLAAARPGTAKKRS
- a CDS encoding NAD-dependent epimerase/dehydratase family protein; the protein is MDEGTTVEAGPRRRRRRRRVVALTGVHGAAGAALVRRFEADERVGRLVLLDRRAPAMPLRDTSFRGIDLTATLADVALAEILAREHVHTVVHAAFHDTPRRDVEAAHELEVLGTRAVFRAIADNARRAGTVENVVVLGTTASYGARGDNPQYLDDDAPLRGGGAYPWVADKVAVEQEVASLRTRTGLPIAMLRAAPMLGDDRTLTARLLAAAFVPAVLGADPLVQLLHVEDLVEATRLAVHGRYDGAFNVAADGVLPWSTVIKLSGRVRAAFVEPILRPLLRSLWVVGAGLVPGEHVAYLRETFVADTTRAAEQLGFRGRDGIRGVLARHTGLGWLRRAA